The Lysobacter sp. genome includes a window with the following:
- a CDS encoding P-II family nitrogen regulator, which produces MKMVMAIIKPFKLDDVREALAEAGVAGITATEVKGFGRQKGHTELYRGAEYVVDFLPKIKLEVAVVDEQVDSVVEAIMKAAGTGKIGDGKIFVWDLERVVRIRTGEMDGDAL; this is translated from the coding sequence ATGAAAATGGTCATGGCCATCATCAAGCCCTTCAAGCTCGATGACGTGCGCGAGGCGCTGGCCGAGGCCGGCGTCGCCGGCATCACCGCCACCGAGGTCAAGGGTTTCGGCCGCCAGAAAGGCCACACCGAGCTGTATCGCGGCGCCGAGTATGTGGTCGATTTCCTGCCGAAGATCAAACTCGAAGTCGCGGTGGTCGATGAGCAGGTCGACAGCGTCGTCGAAGCGATCATGAAAGCCGCCGGCACCGGCAAGATCGGCGACGGCAAGATCTTCGTATGGGATCTGGAACGCGTGGTGCGCATCCGCACCGGCGAGATGGACGGGGACGCGCTCTAG
- a CDS encoding type II toxin-antitoxin system RelE/ParE family toxin, with protein sequence MAEIVWSDPALSDLDAIADYIALEDPAAASVIVRRVIEHVGQLAEHPESGSRPQELKRSRYRQIVEPPCRIFYRFDGQTVFILHVMRSERLLRKAKLASRVKRTKV encoded by the coding sequence ATGGCTGAAATAGTCTGGTCGGACCCAGCACTGAGCGACCTGGATGCGATAGCCGATTACATCGCATTGGAAGACCCGGCTGCGGCATCCGTGATCGTCAGACGCGTCATCGAGCATGTGGGTCAGCTGGCCGAGCATCCCGAAAGCGGCAGTCGGCCACAGGAACTGAAGCGATCCCGTTATCGTCAGATTGTCGAGCCGCCCTGCCGTATTTTCTATCGTTTTGACGGACAGACGGTCTTCATCCTGCACGTCATGCGTTCCGAGCGACTGCTCCGCAAAGCGAAACTCGCATCGCGCGTCAAACGGACAAAGGTTTGA
- a CDS encoding type II toxin-antitoxin system Phd/YefM family antitoxin, which translates to MRTELVTTLKRQATELLSDIERDKEPILITQHGLPSAYLIDVETYERMQQRMTILEGIARGEQAVAEGRVATHDQARTRLARWLK; encoded by the coding sequence ATGCGCACTGAACTCGTCACCACGCTGAAGCGTCAAGCGACTGAACTCCTCTCGGATATCGAGCGGGACAAAGAGCCCATTCTCATTACTCAACACGGGCTGCCCAGCGCTTATTTGATCGACGTTGAGACCTATGAGCGCATGCAGCAACGGATGACCATCCTTGAGGGCATCGCGCGTGGGGAGCAAGCGGTTGCCGAAGGCCGTGTCGCGACTCACGATCAAGCCAGGACGCGCCTCGCCAGATGGCTGAAATAG
- a CDS encoding accessory factor UbiK family protein, translating to MIDLSQIDDLARRLSGLVPPALREGREDMQDNFKAALQSGLARLDLVTREEFDVQRAVLARTRTQLDELRTLVEQLEAQLAQRDAGDTSPPQA from the coding sequence ATGATCGACCTCAGCCAGATCGACGACCTCGCCCGCCGCCTCAGCGGCCTGGTGCCCCCCGCGCTGCGCGAGGGCCGCGAGGACATGCAGGACAACTTCAAGGCCGCGCTGCAATCCGGCCTGGCCAGACTCGATCTGGTCACCCGCGAAGAGTTCGACGTTCAGCGCGCGGTGCTCGCCCGCACCCGGACCCAGCTCGACGAGCTGCGGACGCTGGTCGAGCAGCTGGAAGCACAGCTCGCCCAACGCGACGCCGGCGACACCTCGCCACCCCAAGCCTGA
- a CDS encoding YifB family Mg chelatase-like AAA ATPase: protein MTLALVHTRARTGVRAPAVKVEVFLAGGLPRMSIVGLPEAAVREAKDRVRAAIQCAQYDFPTRVITVNLAPADLPKDGGRFDLPIALGILAASGQIPLQALNEYEFLGELGLTGELRSIDGVLPAALAAAEHGRKLIVPVFNGAEAALASEVEAYTARTLLEVCGHLCGHRSLPAAIAPASAYDYGPDLRDVRGQTRARRALEISAAGSHHLLLVGPPGCGKTLLASRLPGLLPEASEVDALETAAIASISGRGLDPTRWRTRPFRSPHHTASAVALVGGGAEPRPGEISLAHNGVLFLDELPEWDRRALEVLREPLESGIVTISRAARQSEFPARFQLVAAMNPCPCGWAGDPSGRCRCHPEAILRYRGKISGPLLERIDLHVEVPRLPPAELRPDAPPGESSDVVRTRVVRAREVQRQRAGRCNAHLDQSETNAVCRLAPDDQAMLENAIDLLQLSARSMHRILRVARTIADLAGSADILGPHVAEAIGYRRGERAISSRAT from the coding sequence ATGACCCTTGCGCTCGTGCACACCCGTGCACGCACCGGCGTGCGCGCGCCCGCCGTGAAAGTCGAAGTGTTTCTCGCCGGCGGGTTGCCGCGCATGTCCATCGTCGGCCTGCCCGAAGCGGCGGTCCGCGAAGCCAAGGACCGCGTTCGCGCCGCGATCCAGTGCGCGCAGTACGACTTTCCCACCCGCGTCATCACCGTGAATCTCGCGCCTGCGGATCTGCCGAAGGACGGTGGCCGCTTCGACCTGCCGATCGCGCTGGGCATCCTCGCCGCCAGCGGGCAGATTCCGCTGCAGGCCTTGAACGAATACGAATTCCTCGGCGAACTCGGGCTCACCGGCGAACTGCGCAGCATCGACGGCGTGCTGCCGGCGGCGCTGGCCGCCGCCGAGCACGGCCGCAAATTGATCGTGCCCGTCTTCAACGGCGCCGAGGCCGCGCTCGCGTCCGAAGTCGAGGCGTATACCGCACGCACGCTGCTGGAAGTCTGCGGCCATCTGTGCGGACACCGCTCGCTGCCGGCCGCGATCGCACCCGCCAGCGCCTACGACTACGGCCCCGACCTGCGCGACGTGCGCGGACAGACGCGCGCGCGGCGCGCACTGGAAATCTCCGCCGCGGGCAGCCATCACCTGCTCCTCGTCGGCCCGCCCGGCTGCGGCAAGACCCTGCTCGCCTCGCGCCTGCCCGGCCTGCTGCCGGAAGCCAGCGAAGTCGACGCGCTGGAAACCGCCGCCATCGCATCGATCAGCGGACGCGGCCTCGACCCCACCCGCTGGCGCACCCGCCCCTTTCGCAGCCCGCACCACACCGCCAGCGCCGTCGCTCTGGTCGGCGGCGGCGCCGAACCGCGTCCCGGCGAAATCTCACTCGCCCACAACGGCGTCCTGTTTCTGGACGAATTGCCTGAATGGGACCGCCGCGCGCTGGAAGTGCTGCGCGAACCGCTGGAATCCGGAATCGTGACCATCTCACGCGCAGCGCGGCAGAGCGAGTTTCCGGCGCGCTTCCAGTTGGTTGCAGCGATGAATCCTTGTCCTTGTGGCTGGGCGGGCGATCCTTCGGGGCGATGTCGTTGTCATCCTGAAGCGATCCTGCGTTATCGAGGAAAAATTTCAGGGCCGTTGCTCGAACGCATCGATCTGCATGTGGAAGTGCCGCGATTGCCACCGGCGGAATTGCGTCCCGATGCGCCCCCCGGTGAATCCAGTGATGTGGTGCGTACTCGCGTTGTGCGTGCACGCGAAGTGCAACGACAACGTGCAGGCCGCTGCAACGCGCATCTCGATCAATCTGAAACGAATGCGGTGTGTCGGCTTGCGCCGGATGATCAGGCGATGCTGGAGAACGCGATTGATCTGTTGCAGCTCTCGGCGCGGTCGATGCATCGCATTCTGCGGGTGGCGCGGACGATTGCTGATCTTGCTGGTAGTGCGGATATTCTTGGGCCGCATGTAGCTGAGGCTATTGGGTATCGGCGTGGGGAGCGGGCAATATCGTCACGAGCGACGTGA
- a CDS encoding alpha/beta hydrolase produces MKNIPYFMVTNRNAESDGWGSQRVDKLVCYTCPAKSAPTKASNWEKLDGGKLVKALQEIASTFPVIHDFNNEDQKHLSLFVHGYNNTWKESVERYRQLKSDLFEATDLGCPMLFSWPSNGSAAGYLPDREDARDSGTQTAELFVKLHDVVSVQERNAADADNLELQCRAKISVIAHSMGGYVVQKGLAVAAKRLNSPQLITLIHQLAMVAADVDNDIFQKEKPEDSDGSLMANLCYRIGALYTGLDEVLGASAGLKHFGTRRLGRSGLADGNSVWDNVFDWDVSDVIDRRKKIHSAVFDSPKSLALLEKILRGVDRHHLKD; encoded by the coding sequence ATGAAAAATATTCCATATTTCATGGTTACGAACCGCAACGCTGAATCGGATGGCTGGGGCTCTCAACGCGTCGACAAGCTGGTCTGCTACACCTGCCCAGCCAAGTCTGCCCCGACCAAAGCCAGTAATTGGGAAAAGTTGGACGGCGGGAAGCTCGTCAAGGCCTTGCAGGAAATCGCATCGACGTTTCCGGTCATCCACGATTTTAACAATGAGGATCAGAAGCATCTCTCGCTGTTTGTACACGGTTACAACAACACCTGGAAAGAATCTGTGGAGCGCTATCGGCAACTCAAGTCCGACCTGTTTGAAGCAACTGATCTTGGCTGTCCCATGCTTTTCAGTTGGCCCTCAAACGGTTCCGCAGCCGGATACCTTCCCGACAGGGAAGATGCACGCGACTCTGGAACCCAGACAGCAGAGCTCTTCGTCAAACTTCATGACGTGGTGTCTGTCCAGGAACGCAATGCGGCCGATGCAGACAATCTGGAACTGCAATGTCGCGCCAAAATCTCGGTTATCGCACATAGCATGGGGGGCTATGTTGTCCAGAAGGGCCTCGCTGTTGCGGCAAAGCGTTTAAACAGCCCGCAGCTGATCACCCTGATTCATCAACTCGCGATGGTTGCCGCCGATGTCGATAACGACATATTCCAGAAAGAGAAACCCGAGGATAGCGACGGAAGCCTGATGGCGAACTTATGCTACAGAATTGGCGCTTTATACACTGGGCTGGACGAGGTGCTTGGCGCTTCTGCGGGGCTAAAGCACTTCGGCACACGCAGGCTTGGACGTAGTGGTCTGGCAGATGGGAATTCGGTTTGGGACAACGTATTTGATTGGGACGTCTCCGACGTTATCGATCGACGAAAGAAGATCCATTCAGCGGTTTTCGATTCGCCCAAGAGTCTTGCGCTTCTCGAGAAAATTCTTCGAGGTGTGGACCGCCATCACCTTAAAGACTGA